In the genome of Eggerthella sp. YY7918, one region contains:
- a CDS encoding TM2 domain-containing protein: MDTRPSSELTEEIAAAEAELKAAQEKLEAAKAKLAATQEAEADEPLQEESAELGDSAPADTNDAAGEKSATADEAAAAEATPAQSEPLPDWVPYSTASAPPSSEAAPQPQTGAPVPPAAAAGQPPAPGQPQPPYNTAAYPTNQPPVQPGYAPEYGATQTPHAGPSAVPPQQPYYGYQPPTYQQPYPQTIVSPKDHVAAGLLAIFLGWLGVHKFYLGYNTSGFIMLAVSIIGGIFTISLAMWVIWIIAIIEGILYLTKSQTEFEQMYVMNKREWF, encoded by the coding sequence ATGGATACCAGACCTTCAAGTGAACTCACCGAAGAGATTGCGGCTGCGGAAGCCGAGCTGAAGGCTGCGCAAGAAAAGCTTGAGGCGGCGAAAGCCAAGCTTGCTGCTACCCAGGAAGCTGAGGCGGATGAACCCTTACAAGAGGAGTCCGCTGAGCTGGGTGATTCGGCGCCGGCAGATACAAACGATGCTGCAGGCGAGAAGTCGGCTACGGCTGACGAGGCTGCTGCGGCTGAAGCGACGCCAGCGCAGTCCGAGCCGCTTCCCGATTGGGTGCCGTACTCCACTGCTTCGGCGCCGCCCTCTTCTGAGGCTGCGCCTCAGCCTCAAACGGGAGCGCCTGTTCCACCTGCTGCGGCAGCGGGTCAGCCCCCAGCGCCAGGCCAGCCGCAACCGCCCTACAACACCGCGGCGTATCCCACAAATCAGCCGCCAGTCCAACCCGGCTATGCGCCGGAGTATGGTGCGACGCAAACGCCGCACGCAGGGCCATCTGCCGTGCCGCCGCAGCAACCCTACTACGGGTATCAGCCGCCCACCTACCAGCAGCCCTATCCTCAAACTATTGTGAGCCCGAAAGACCATGTAGCGGCCGGCCTGCTGGCCATCTTCCTTGGTTGGCTGGGCGTTCACAAGTTCTATTTGGGCTACAACACGTCAGGTTTCATCATGTTGGCGGTTTCCATCATCGGAGGCATCTTCACAATTTCGTTGGCAATGTGGGTCATTTGGATTATCGCCATCATCGAAGGCATTTTGTATCTGACGAAGTCCCAGACCGAGTTCGAGCAGATGTACGTCATGAACAAGCGCGAGTGGTTCTAG
- a CDS encoding carbon starvation protein A — MIILLISIAVLVIGYIFYGGWLAKQWGVDPNHVTPSHELEDGVDYVPAKPYVVLGHHFSSIAGAGPINGPIQAAVFGWVPVMLWVLIGGIFFGAVHDFGSLFASIRHKGQTIATVIAENIDDTAKKLFCVFAYLTLVLVVAAFASIVANTFATGLANATDASNLANQRTAMISVLFIFVAVIYGVATRGRKIPAWANISTAIAIIVVLVAVGYNFPLISLDYTTWMLILGVYILVASTAPVWILLQPRDYLSSFLLYGMIALSVIGIVGASIMGDAANLSIPAFTDFYVAKGDNKAAASGFLFPALFITIACGAISGFHSLVASGTTSKQLDREAEAQPIAYGGMLIECLLAIISLCAVGFVWAAYTAGDYASPTAVFASGLSKMLACIPGLANVEGIAYTLLILAVSAFCLTSLDTATRLARYMFQELWLSKDETPETVTGIKKVFANSYVATIITVVCGVGLGMTGYTIIWPLFGAANQLLAALALLAVCAWLGNAGRNNKMFYIPMVFMLVVTLTSLCMTIQAQGSVLMGAAPGDMFTAMAQTLIALLLLVLAVILAVKGAKTIFSSSKAK; from the coding sequence ATGATTATCTTGCTGATCAGCATAGCCGTCCTGGTGATTGGCTACATCTTCTATGGTGGCTGGTTGGCGAAACAATGGGGGGTCGATCCGAATCATGTCACCCCGTCCCACGAGTTGGAGGACGGAGTCGACTACGTTCCGGCAAAGCCATACGTGGTTTTGGGTCACCATTTCTCATCCATCGCGGGCGCAGGCCCCATCAACGGTCCCATTCAGGCGGCTGTATTCGGCTGGGTGCCGGTTATGCTGTGGGTACTCATCGGCGGCATTTTCTTCGGCGCGGTACACGATTTCGGTTCGCTGTTTGCGTCGATTCGTCACAAGGGTCAGACCATTGCGACGGTTATTGCTGAAAACATCGACGACACCGCGAAGAAGCTGTTCTGCGTTTTTGCGTATCTGACGCTTGTGCTGGTGGTTGCTGCGTTCGCTTCTATCGTGGCCAACACGTTTGCCACGGGCTTGGCGAACGCCACCGACGCGTCGAATTTGGCGAACCAGCGCACGGCCATGATCTCGGTGCTGTTCATCTTTGTGGCGGTTATTTACGGCGTGGCGACGCGCGGTCGCAAAATTCCTGCTTGGGCGAATATTTCCACTGCGATCGCCATCATCGTGGTGCTGGTGGCCGTGGGCTATAACTTCCCGCTGATCTCGCTCGATTACACCACCTGGATGCTTATCTTGGGTGTGTACATTTTGGTTGCCTCCACGGCACCGGTGTGGATTTTGCTGCAGCCGCGCGATTACCTGAGCAGCTTTTTGCTGTACGGCATGATTGCGCTTTCGGTCATTGGTATTGTGGGCGCCAGCATCATGGGCGATGCGGCCAACCTGAGCATTCCTGCCTTCACCGACTTCTATGTGGCGAAGGGCGACAACAAGGCCGCGGCTTCCGGCTTCCTGTTCCCGGCGTTGTTCATCACTATCGCCTGCGGCGCCATTTCCGGCTTCCACAGCCTGGTGGCCTCGGGTACCACGTCCAAGCAGCTTGACCGCGAGGCCGAAGCGCAGCCCATCGCCTATGGCGGCATGCTTATCGAATGCTTGCTGGCCATCATTTCGCTCTGCGCGGTTGGATTCGTGTGGGCGGCGTACACGGCTGGCGACTATGCCTCTCCGACGGCGGTGTTCGCGTCCGGTCTGTCCAAGATGCTCGCGTGCATTCCGGGCCTGGCAAACGTGGAAGGCATTGCGTACACGCTGCTGATTCTGGCTGTATCGGCGTTCTGCCTGACCTCGCTTGACACGGCGACTCGTCTGGCGCGCTATATGTTCCAGGAGCTGTGGCTTTCCAAGGACGAAACGCCCGAAACTGTTACGGGTATCAAGAAAGTGTTTGCTAACTCATACGTGGCCACCATCATTACCGTGGTGTGCGGCGTCGGCTTGGGTATGACGGGCTATACGATCATCTGGCCTTTGTTCGGCGCGGCAAACCAGCTGCTTGCGGCCCTCGCGCTGCTCGCGGTTTGCGCTTGGCTGGGCAACGCGGGTCGGAACAACAAGATGTTCTACATCCCCATGGTGTTCATGCTGGTGGTGACGCTTACCTCGCTGTGCATGACCATCCAGGCGCAAGGTAGCGTGCTGATGGGTGCAGCGCCGGGCGACATGTTCACGGCTATGGCGCAGACCCTTATCGCGCTTCTGCTGTTGGTGTTGGCCGTCATCCTTGCAGTCAAGGGTGCGAAGACCATCTTCTCGTCTTCGAAGGCGAAGTAA
- a CDS encoding TVP38/TMEM64 family protein → MTNKFETGKLKQKAVERKQELHEKAEEEVVVRGRKLEKGDIIKFVGLIAFFAIMVTVCVLLWPYFSELFEPGGIERIITDVRDAGPAGVLILLGLQFLQIIVAFIPGEVVQVAAGLLYGPWLGALVIIIGCVISSAFIFALVHKLGAPFVQSMVPVTYLEKFRKFEETGKLNIIVFVLFLIPGLPKDVFTYLVPLTDMRMRTFLLLANIGRIPGIVVSTYAADGLVDGRVIESVVIFAVAAVIAILGIVFRERIMKFLETKTGRKKK, encoded by the coding sequence ATGACCAATAAATTCGAAACGGGCAAACTGAAGCAAAAAGCTGTCGAGCGCAAACAAGAGTTGCACGAAAAGGCCGAAGAAGAAGTGGTGGTGCGTGGCCGCAAGCTTGAAAAGGGCGACATCATCAAATTTGTCGGTCTGATTGCGTTCTTCGCCATTATGGTGACGGTCTGCGTTCTTTTGTGGCCGTACTTTTCCGAGCTGTTCGAGCCGGGCGGAATTGAGCGCATCATCACCGATGTGCGGGATGCAGGCCCGGCCGGAGTCCTCATTTTGCTGGGATTGCAATTCCTGCAGATTATCGTAGCCTTTATTCCTGGCGAGGTCGTACAGGTTGCGGCAGGACTTTTGTACGGACCGTGGTTGGGCGCGCTCGTTATCATCATCGGGTGTGTCATTTCAAGTGCGTTCATTTTTGCGCTTGTTCATAAGCTGGGCGCTCCCTTCGTGCAGAGCATGGTGCCCGTCACCTACCTAGAGAAATTCCGGAAGTTTGAGGAAACGGGCAAACTCAACATTATCGTGTTCGTGCTGTTTTTGATCCCCGGCCTTCCAAAAGACGTGTTCACCTACCTTGTTCCGCTTACGGACATGAGGATGCGTACATTCTTGCTGCTGGCCAACATCGGGCGTATTCCGGGCATCGTGGTGTCAACCTATGCTGCCGACGGTCTTGTTGACGGGCGCGTCATAGAGAGCGTTGTCATTTTTGCGGTGGCCGCGGTCATAGCGATTTTGGGCATTGTGTTTCGCGAACGTATCATGAAGTTCCTCGAAACGAAGACAGGTCGCAAGAAAAAGTAA
- a CDS encoding anaerobic ribonucleoside triphosphate reductase, whose amino-acid sequence MVTTIIKRDGRTAEFNESKIAEAVEKAFQACGAMQDRAAADDIAQKVVEKLENGAIEGIPTVEGVQDLVEETLIESGFVQTAKSYILYRAERSRARDVNSRLIQTLKDITFSKASDSDMKRENANIDADTAMGTMLKYGSESAKQFYEMCVIDPKFARAHREGDIHIHDMDFYTLTTTCCQIQLSKLFKGGFSTGHGVLREPNDIASYAALACIAIQSNQNDQHGGQAICDFDYGLAEGVKKTYRRLYKKHLAEALDLLADDAIADARAFAQDTLARIEGETNTWASLNRDEAFEAAVRDAVIAAGVSEAVADKALAYAVKNATADTDRTTFQAMEALVHNLNTMHSRAGAQTPFSSINYGMDTSPEGRMVIKNMLLATEEGLGSGETPIFPVQIFRVKEGVNYNPEDPNYDLFKLAMHCSAKRLFPNFSFLDAPFNAQYYKGTPETEIAYMGCRTRVMGNVFDPDREVTPGRGNLSFTSINLPRLAIRAKGDLDLFFDLLDAKLALVVGQLDERFEIQARKKVYNAPFLMGQGVWIDSEKLRSTDEQREVLKHGTLTTGFIGLAECLVALTGQHHGQSKASQNLGLEIVGHMRNYVDQISRERGMNYTLIATPAEGLSGRFVRMDRARYGSIPGVTDRDYYTNGFHVPVYHDISAFEKIEIEAPYHALTNGGHISYVELDGDPTENLEAFEAVIRHMKDSGMGYGSVNHPVDRDPVCGYNGIIGDVCPKCGRTEEEHGQSFERIRRITGYLVGTLDRFNDAKRAEEADRVKHGM is encoded by the coding sequence ATGGTCACGACCATCATCAAGCGCGACGGGCGCACCGCAGAATTCAACGAAAGCAAGATTGCCGAGGCGGTAGAAAAGGCGTTTCAGGCATGCGGTGCCATGCAGGATCGCGCAGCTGCCGACGACATCGCGCAGAAGGTCGTGGAAAAGCTTGAGAACGGTGCTATCGAAGGCATACCAACCGTCGAGGGTGTGCAAGACCTCGTGGAAGAAACGCTCATCGAGTCCGGCTTCGTGCAAACGGCCAAATCCTACATCCTCTATCGCGCCGAGCGCAGCCGCGCCCGCGATGTGAACAGCCGCCTCATCCAAACGCTCAAGGACATCACGTTCTCCAAGGCCAGCGACTCGGACATGAAGCGCGAAAACGCCAACATCGACGCCGACACCGCTATGGGCACCATGCTCAAGTACGGCAGCGAATCGGCGAAGCAGTTCTACGAGATGTGCGTCATCGATCCGAAGTTCGCGCGTGCCCATCGCGAAGGCGACATCCACATCCACGACATGGACTTCTACACGCTCACCACCACGTGCTGCCAGATTCAGCTGTCGAAGCTGTTCAAAGGCGGTTTCTCCACGGGCCACGGCGTGCTGCGCGAGCCCAACGACATCGCCAGCTATGCAGCGCTTGCCTGCATAGCCATCCAGTCCAACCAAAACGACCAGCACGGCGGGCAGGCTATCTGCGACTTCGACTACGGTCTGGCCGAAGGCGTGAAGAAGACGTATCGCCGCCTGTATAAGAAGCACCTGGCTGAAGCGCTCGACCTACTGGCTGACGACGCGATAGCCGACGCGCGCGCCTTCGCGCAGGATACGCTCGCGCGCATTGAAGGCGAAACAAACACGTGGGCGAGTCTCAATAGGGACGAAGCCTTCGAAGCAGCCGTGCGCGATGCCGTCATTGCGGCCGGCGTGTCCGAAGCAGTGGCCGATAAGGCGCTTGCCTATGCGGTGAAGAACGCCACGGCCGACACTGACCGCACGACGTTCCAGGCTATGGAAGCGCTCGTGCACAACCTGAACACCATGCATTCCCGCGCTGGAGCGCAAACGCCGTTCAGTTCCATCAACTACGGCATGGACACCAGCCCCGAAGGCCGCATGGTCATCAAGAACATGCTGCTGGCCACCGAAGAGGGCCTCGGTTCCGGCGAGACGCCCATCTTCCCCGTGCAGATCTTCCGCGTGAAGGAAGGCGTGAACTACAACCCCGAGGATCCGAACTACGACCTGTTCAAGTTGGCCATGCATTGCTCGGCGAAGCGTTTGTTCCCCAACTTCAGCTTCCTTGATGCACCGTTCAATGCGCAGTACTACAAGGGTACACCGGAAACGGAAATTGCCTACATGGGGTGTCGCACGCGCGTGATGGGTAACGTGTTCGATCCCGATCGCGAAGTTACGCCTGGTCGCGGAAACCTTTCGTTCACGTCGATCAATCTGCCGCGTCTGGCCATCCGCGCCAAGGGCGACCTCGACCTGTTCTTCGATCTGCTTGACGCGAAGCTCGCGCTTGTGGTGGGGCAGCTTGACGAGCGCTTCGAAATCCAGGCACGCAAGAAGGTGTACAACGCGCCGTTCCTTATGGGCCAGGGCGTATGGATCGATTCCGAAAAGCTTAGGTCCACCGATGAGCAGCGCGAAGTGCTGAAGCATGGCACGCTGACCACGGGCTTCATCGGCTTGGCCGAGTGCCTTGTGGCGCTGACCGGCCAGCATCACGGCCAGTCGAAGGCATCGCAAAATCTCGGACTTGAGATTGTCGGCCACATGCGCAACTACGTGGACCAGATTTCCCGAGAGCGCGGCATGAACTACACGCTCATCGCCACGCCTGCCGAGGGCCTGTCGGGTCGCTTCGTGCGCATGGATCGTGCGCGCTACGGCTCCATCCCCGGCGTCACCGACCGCGATTACTACACGAACGGGTTCCATGTGCCGGTGTACCACGACATCAGCGCGTTCGAGAAGATTGAGATTGAGGCGCCGTATCACGCGCTCACCAACGGTGGACACATCAGCTACGTTGAGCTTGACGGCGACCCGACCGAAAACCTCGAAGCCTTCGAAGCGGTCATTCGCCACATGAAGGACAGCGGTATGGGCTACGGCTCGGTGAACCACCCGGTCGATCGCGACCCCGTGTGTGGCTACAACGGCATCATCGGCGACGTGTGCCCCAAGTGTGGACGCACCGAAGAGGAGCACGGCCAGTCCTTCGAACGCATCCGTCGCATCACCGGTTACCTGGTGGGTACCCTCGATCGCTTCAACGACGCCAAGCGCGCCGAAGAAGCCGACCGCGTCAAGCACGGTATGTAA
- a CDS encoding aldolase: MPQISRDQVRVPADVMPESRDEYIENYMKATRGTGRLMLFACDQKIEHLNKDFYGEGIDLSDAEPEHLFEIGRQGVCGVLAGQRGLIAQYAADYPEINYLVKMNSKTNLVGVKQDDPYSPQLYDLDAVLAMREAGVNIVGLGYTIYLGSEYESTMMAEAGELIAQAHANGLLVVLWIYPRGKAVAAEKDPDLIAGAAGVALCLGADFVKVNPPKPEGDDTRTPAEALKVASMAAGRTGLVCAGGSTVDAETFLTQLYDQIHVGGACGNATGRNIHQRSLDEAVRLTKAISAITLADYSVADALAVFNGEKDFSL, from the coding sequence ATGCCCCAAATCTCTCGTGATCAGGTGAGGGTACCGGCCGACGTTATGCCGGAGTCTCGTGACGAGTACATCGAGAACTATATGAAGGCCACGCGCGGCACGGGCCGGCTCATGCTGTTTGCGTGCGACCAGAAAATCGAGCACTTGAACAAGGACTTCTACGGTGAAGGCATCGACCTGTCCGATGCTGAACCCGAGCACCTGTTTGAGATTGGCCGTCAGGGTGTGTGCGGCGTGTTGGCTGGCCAGCGTGGCCTTATCGCGCAGTACGCGGCCGACTACCCCGAGATCAACTACCTGGTGAAGATGAATTCCAAGACGAATCTTGTGGGCGTGAAGCAGGACGACCCCTATTCGCCGCAGCTTTACGATCTTGATGCCGTGCTGGCCATGCGCGAGGCGGGCGTGAACATTGTGGGTTTGGGCTATACCATCTATCTGGGCAGCGAATACGAGTCCACGATGATGGCCGAGGCCGGCGAGCTTATTGCGCAGGCACATGCCAACGGCCTGCTCGTGGTGCTGTGGATCTACCCGCGCGGCAAGGCGGTTGCTGCCGAAAAGGATCCCGATCTCATCGCCGGCGCAGCTGGCGTGGCGCTGTGCTTGGGCGCCGACTTTGTGAAGGTGAACCCGCCGAAGCCTGAAGGTGACGACACGCGTACGCCGGCCGAGGCGCTCAAGGTTGCCTCTATGGCCGCCGGTCGTACGGGTCTGGTGTGCGCAGGCGGCTCGACGGTCGATGCCGAGACGTTCCTCACCCAGCTCTATGATCAGATCCACGTGGGCGGCGCCTGCGGTAACGCGACGGGTCGCAACATCCATCAGCGCTCGCTCGATGAAGCGGTGCGCCTGACGAAGGCTATCAGCGCCATTACGCTGGCCGACTACTCGGTGGCTGACGCGCTTGCTGTCTTCAACGGCGAAAAGGATTTCTCGCTGTAA
- a CDS encoding YtxH domain-containing protein, with protein MGNKFGAFLAGGLAGAVIALLYAPRSGHETRAMVTEKVNEVWGEAQELGSQAGANVQQAYQEAAARGQEVMQDVTAKGQEIYGQATARVQEAADNIKPAFSQKNDELRDKIEAARQRIASQVAQNAEAAHDAVSDTIPVAADAVQNAADSAKDKAEDVAEKISGDDQAK; from the coding sequence ATGGGTAATAAATTTGGAGCTTTTTTGGCTGGTGGACTGGCTGGTGCTGTGATTGCGCTGCTGTATGCTCCCCGGTCTGGTCATGAAACACGCGCTATGGTTACGGAAAAGGTAAACGAAGTCTGGGGAGAGGCTCAGGAGCTGGGTTCTCAGGCAGGTGCCAATGTGCAGCAGGCGTATCAGGAAGCCGCCGCTCGTGGTCAGGAAGTTATGCAGGACGTGACCGCCAAGGGTCAAGAGATTTATGGCCAGGCGACGGCACGCGTGCAGGAGGCTGCCGACAACATCAAGCCCGCATTTTCTCAGAAAAACGACGAGCTGCGCGACAAGATTGAAGCGGCGCGTCAGCGTATCGCTTCACAGGTGGCGCAGAATGCCGAAGCCGCTCATGATGCCGTAAGCGACACCATTCCTGTTGCGGCCGATGCGGTACAGAATGCTGCTGATTCCGCCAAGGACAAAGCTGAAGATGTCGCGGAAAAGATTTCCGGCGACGATCAAGCCAAGTAG
- a CDS encoding ATP-grasp domain-containing protein — MGLKVAVLMGGASFEREFSLASGKNVCAALEEAGHKVVPLDTTSDLVPTLRSERPDVCYSALHGKHGEDGTIQSLLEFVDIPFVGSPSSVCQRAWNKDSMHSEMAAYRAITGDAPIAYWPQGLYIARDAFKDMGAATALDLVEERVIGGYPVCVKPAHGGSAMGVHRVDSVDQLGEAILDALSFDEAVVIEQWIDGVEMAVSVLGTGWDAYALPPVEIVAKSGMYDTEARMTPGAVEYFAPVRNASLAPEEADAQAIRAEIERAALEVYRAYNIRDLARIDLIWDGAQARVFEVNVSPGMAETSLFPTACAAAGLSLSGVLNELVSQYA; from the coding sequence ATGGGCCTGAAAGTTGCAGTTCTGATGGGCGGCGCTTCGTTTGAGCGTGAGTTTTCGCTGGCCAGCGGCAAGAACGTGTGTGCGGCACTTGAGGAAGCCGGCCACAAGGTCGTGCCGCTTGATACCACGAGCGACCTTGTTCCCACGCTGCGCAGCGAGCGCCCGGATGTGTGCTACAGCGCCCTGCATGGCAAGCATGGCGAGGACGGCACCATCCAAAGCCTGCTTGAATTCGTCGACATCCCCTTCGTCGGGTCGCCTTCCAGCGTGTGTCAACGTGCTTGGAATAAGGACTCCATGCACTCCGAGATGGCCGCCTATCGCGCCATCACCGGCGACGCGCCTATCGCATACTGGCCGCAGGGCCTTTACATCGCGCGCGATGCATTCAAAGACATGGGCGCCGCGACAGCGCTCGACTTGGTGGAAGAGCGCGTGATCGGCGGGTATCCCGTGTGCGTAAAGCCGGCGCACGGAGGTTCTGCCATGGGCGTGCATCGCGTGGACTCCGTCGACCAGCTGGGCGAGGCCATTCTTGACGCGCTTTCGTTTGACGAAGCCGTTGTCATTGAGCAGTGGATCGACGGCGTGGAAATGGCCGTGTCGGTGCTCGGAACCGGGTGGGATGCCTATGCGCTGCCGCCGGTCGAGATTGTGGCGAAAAGCGGCATGTACGACACCGAGGCGCGTATGACGCCTGGTGCTGTCGAGTATTTTGCGCCCGTGCGCAACGCTTCGCTCGCGCCCGAAGAGGCCGACGCGCAGGCTATCCGTGCCGAAATCGAACGCGCTGCACTTGAGGTATATCGCGCCTACAATATTCGCGACCTCGCGCGTATCGACCTCATTTGGGACGGCGCGCAGGCGCGCGTGTTCGAAGTGAACGTGTCTCCCGGTATGGCAGAAACCTCGTTGTTCCCGACGGCGTGTGCGGCTGCGGGTCTTTCGCTGTCCGGCGTTCTGAATGAATTGGTCAGCCAGTACGCCTAG
- a CDS encoding homocysteine S-methyltransferase family protein, whose protein sequence is MPDIALRFHKDMLVLSSPLAPMLARQGFDVEQGLEFAGIVEPEAVREALRMNVVAGVQCVVANTANMTPARLAVRGMEDRVADIVGAAFSTLKQLAPQHVLIEVAPCGLPLDAASKNSLNEHRDQYARVARAFEGRPFDAFFLNGFQNPTDLKCALMGIRQISDAPVFASVDVDAEGALADGRYTFEDALAVMMEYGASVVGFATAAPLDRAVVFARRATGIGDLPVLAQLVVKNRDAKQGEAAPENPYYCPDVLVEAGVQLRQAGAQFLRATGQATPAFAGALVAASEGFDVARHFEVS, encoded by the coding sequence ATGCCCGATATCGCTTTGCGCTTCCATAAAGATATGCTTGTGCTGTCCTCGCCACTTGCTCCAATGCTGGCGCGCCAGGGATTCGATGTCGAGCAAGGGCTTGAATTCGCCGGCATCGTCGAGCCCGAAGCCGTGCGGGAAGCGTTGCGCATGAATGTGGTGGCGGGGGTGCAGTGCGTGGTCGCCAATACGGCCAACATGACTCCTGCGCGATTGGCGGTGCGCGGCATGGAGGATCGCGTTGCCGATATCGTGGGCGCCGCCTTTTCCACGTTGAAGCAGCTGGCGCCTCAGCACGTGCTCATCGAAGTGGCTCCCTGTGGATTGCCGCTGGATGCTGCCAGCAAGAATTCCCTCAACGAGCATCGCGACCAATACGCCCGCGTTGCGCGTGCATTCGAGGGGCGTCCGTTCGACGCGTTTTTCCTCAACGGCTTCCAGAACCCGACCGATCTCAAATGCGCCTTGATGGGAATTCGCCAGATAAGCGATGCTCCAGTGTTTGCCTCGGTCGATGTTGATGCTGAGGGTGCGCTTGCGGATGGTCGCTACACGTTTGAAGATGCGCTTGCGGTCATGATGGAATACGGGGCATCGGTGGTAGGATTTGCCACAGCGGCTCCGCTCGATCGCGCCGTTGTCTTTGCTCGCCGTGCGACCGGGATAGGCGACCTGCCGGTGCTGGCACAGCTTGTTGTGAAAAACCGCGATGCCAAGCAAGGCGAAGCAGCCCCCGAGAACCCCTACTATTGCCCAGATGTGTTGGTAGAGGCCGGCGTTCAGCTGCGCCAAGCGGGAGCCCAGTTCCTGCGCGCAACCGGACAGGCTACTCCGGCGTTCGCGGGTGCGCTTGTGGCGGCAAGTGAAGGCTTTGATGTCGCGCGACACTTCGAGGTGAGCTAG
- a CDS encoding PRC-barrel domain-containing protein: MASKLITTNELTGVRVLGGKTGTKRIGKVRRFVFHPKEKRCVGFIVKRPDLLWMFRRKDKFVSIEGYDLVDGRIVIRDVPEATDRAACKALGVDWDSCVLWIGLPVMTEDGQVFGTVGNVTFNRLTGAIDSFDTDSGATANALLGKRTIPANLIKGFRRGMGVALAQTGAEGAQEEHAVLGAILVADEVKQIAAEGGVAEKAGAATAIAVDKVQTTVDKAKPVVSEAAKKTGEVVNKGAYATGRQISKSKTMFSDFKEEYDKARGPKPVKSEAIEKTGGSAQTPAKSTGAAKKPAKKPAPKKNMFAAFKEEYDKARHDDQ, from the coding sequence ATGGCTAGCAAACTTATTACCACCAACGAGCTCACGGGGGTTCGTGTTCTTGGCGGCAAAACCGGTACGAAGCGTATCGGAAAAGTGCGACGCTTTGTTTTTCATCCGAAAGAAAAGCGCTGTGTCGGCTTTATTGTGAAGCGTCCCGATTTGCTGTGGATGTTCCGTCGCAAGGACAAATTTGTTTCCATCGAAGGATATGACCTGGTGGATGGACGCATCGTGATTCGCGATGTGCCGGAAGCAACCGACCGTGCAGCCTGCAAGGCACTCGGCGTCGACTGGGATTCCTGTGTGCTGTGGATAGGTCTGCCGGTTATGACCGAGGACGGTCAGGTATTCGGCACCGTCGGCAACGTCACGTTCAACCGCCTTACGGGCGCCATAGATTCCTTTGACACCGATTCGGGTGCGACGGCGAATGCGCTTCTGGGCAAACGGACCATTCCGGCCAACCTTATCAAGGGCTTTCGTCGTGGCATGGGCGTGGCGCTTGCGCAAACCGGAGCAGAGGGCGCGCAGGAAGAGCATGCCGTACTCGGGGCAATTCTTGTTGCCGACGAAGTAAAGCAGATTGCCGCGGAAGGCGGCGTGGCCGAGAAGGCGGGCGCTGCCACCGCTATTGCCGTTGATAAAGTGCAGACAACGGTCGACAAAGCCAAGCCTGTCGTGAGCGAGGCTGCAAAGAAAACGGGTGAGGTGGTCAACAAAGGCGCGTACGCCACCGGAAGACAAATTTCTAAATCGAAGACTATGTTCTCGGACTTCAAAGAGGAGTACGACAAGGCGCGTGGCCCGAAACCCGTGAAGAGCGAGGCCATTGAAAAGACAGGCGGCTCTGCGCAAACACCCGCAAAAAGTACTGGGGCAGCGAAGAAGCCCGCCAAAAAGCCCGCTCCGAAAAAGAATATGTTCGCAGCGTTCAAAGAAGAATACGATAAGGCACGCCACGATGACCAATAA